GAAATTTGAGACATATCCGGGGCAGCTTCCAATTGTAGAATTCTTAAAAACAATTTCTGAGCCATTTCTTTACCAACGGTCTTTATTGCTGTCTTTTCATCATTGCAGATTTTTTCCATCTTCCTAGAAGTAAATATAATCAGCATTGTCCTTCCTGTCAAGTAAAATTATTAACAAAATATGTTAATTGAACTATCGTATATTGCAGATAACTTAGAATTCTCCGTTTCTCCTGTATATTCTTTTTTTTCTCAGATATTCTTTAAGCATTCCGAACAAAGATGATAACGGCAAAAACGGTAATAAATATCTATCAGACCTTGCTGGTAAAGGGTTTTACTATTTACTGCCTTCACTTGGCTGGAATTTATATGATTGCACATAAAACGAGTGATATAATTTTCTGGTAGCGCTTTAAAGGTTACATAAGATTGTAGAATGGATTCTGTCATTTCTGCTTTTGCCAATTTTTGGTAGTATAGATAAAGGATAGGCAGATAAATATTGATGTAGATGTTGTTTATTACCGTTATTCCTAAACCTTGTCGGTTATGTAACAGTCCTTCCTGTTGAGGTTTAAAAAGCTGCGAAAAGGTCTGATATCTTTTGGAGGGCTTTGGTTCTGCCAATTCTAAATTGTTTAGAAAATAATTTAACAATCCATCTGGCAAGCAGTTATAGAGAAATTCGCTAAGTAAAATAAGTCGGAAAACAGGATGATTTCCGGGACGGATCCGAAAAAGTTGCCAATCAATATCCAATTTGCGAGCATAATATCTTTGGCTTTCATAAGTGCTTAAAAGTTCAGCATAAAGTTCTGCAGATAAGCGATTTCGGCTTTTAGGCAAAAGACCCGAAGAACCAATTAAAAGCGAAAGCATTTCTTTGCTGGTCATTCCCTCTTTAAACCATTCGCGCAGTTTGGCAAAAGGAATGCTTTGCGCCAATTGAAACAGATTAAATTTGTTTTTATCATAGCCGGCGGCTTCCATCATTCCTTCATAAAGAATTTGATCAAAATCGCTCAAAGAAAGGGAAACATTGAATCTATGCACTTTGCTCATAAACCGCTGTTTTCCACTTATAGCTAATATACCGAACAATCTATCGTTATCAATGGCAGAAAGTAAATCGCAATAATCATTTCCACTTATTAAATCTTTATCTTCAAGATCGGAAAGCAGTTTTTGAATATCTTCCGAAAGCTGATTTTTCAGTTCCAATATTTCTATCAGCTCACCATTTTCCTTTATGGTGTAGGGCTGCGAACCATTATGATTGAGAACAGTATGTAAAATAACTTGATTATAATGAACATCTTCTTGATGCGCGTGTTTAATCCAGTCCTGCGTATTTTGATGAATTTCTATGGCACCTTGTAAATCCTCTCCGTTTAAAGATATAATGGCATTTACGAAATCGGGACCTCTGAAAGTGTTGAATTGACCTTGATAATTTATTTTTAGCTCTTTACCACTAACAGTCTTCAGGTTTCCAGCTAAATGGCCTTCATCCCAGATGTGGTAAAGAAATTTCTCATCCATCAAAAATACCTTTGCAAGAGGTTATATCGCTGCCTGGCAGAAGGTGATCTATAAAATGTCTCCGGTGAATAACGAATGGGATTGGTTAAAATGCTGATTAACTTAATGGATTGGGCGCGGGATAAAGAACTGCAGCTCTTTCCATAGTAAAAACGCGACGCTGTTTCTATGCCATAAATTCCTTGTCCCCATTCAACATAGTTGAAATAAAGCTCCAACATTCTCTTTTTGCTCATACAAATTTCCATTATCACCGTTGCTTGAATCTCAAGATATTTGCGTAAATAACTGCGCCTGGTAGTTAAAAAAATGGTTCTGGCAAGTTGATTGCTAATCGTGCTGGCACCAAAACGAATTTTCCCCGCTTTTTTATTATGCTCGTAAGCTTCTTTAACCATTTTCCATTCAAAACCGAAATGCTGATAATAATTTCCATCCTCAATGGCGATCAGCATTTTTTGAGTGCGTTTGGGAATCTTTTCCAGCGGAACATAATACCTTTTATGAATAGGATAACCTCGCACAAGGTAGCGTTGGACCATTAAAGGCGTAAGAGGTGGATTTACAAAATTATAGATTAGCGAAAAAAAAGCAATAATGCCCCAAAACCAAAGGTGCAAAATAATTATAAATCGCAATATACGCAGAAGTAAAGGACGCCTGCGTTTCAAACATTTACCTCTTAGCTATTAGGAAAAAGTATGTCGAAATAATTTACTTAACAGTAAAAACTCAGGAGTTTTTTTCCGTTTTGGCTTTATTTACATAATCAGCCAAACGAGCTTTTCTGCGAGAAGCAGTTCTATGATGAATAACTCCCTTTTTGGCTGCTTTATCAAGCTGAGAATATAACTCTGATAGTATCTTTTCTTTTTCATCCTCAGTGGCATTACTGCGAATTTTCTTGGAAAGAGTTCTAATGGTGCTCTTTACATAATTGTTACGGGCAGCTCTTTTTTTGTCTGTCTTCATTCTTTTCATAGGTGATTTGTGTTGTGGCATATTATCCTCTCTTCTTTTGATTTAGTATTTAATTGAGACAAATTATATTGGAGCTTGTTTATGTCAATTAAAAAGTGAGCTTTTCACTTAAAACGCTCATTGTCCATTAAGCACTGAACAGTCAGATTTAATTGGCTCAAATTGCCAATGAGCGGTAATATCAATCCATCTATCTTTATTTTAAGTATCTTGTTTAATCCTTGCCAAAATTTTCCTTGACCTATTTGCCTATTTTGCCAAATTGGAAACATAAGGAAGATGAATATATGAAAGATGATCCTAAGTATCAATATATGAACACTATAATGAAGGCAATGGCACATCCGACGCGTCTATTTATTTTGGATTTACTTGCAGAAAAGGAATATTGCGTATGTGAATTGCAAAAACAGATCGGGACTGATATTTCCACCGTTTCCAAACATTTGGCTGTTCTAAAAAATGCTGGATTGATAAGCAGTCACAAAGTGAATAATCAGGTCTGGTATAATTTGCTTTGTCCCTGTGTGCTGGATTTTTATAATTGTCTGTCCGAAATTAAAAAATAGATCCAAAAAAAGAGGTGAAAAATGGAAAACAAAAATACTTGCAATT
This portion of the Candidatus Cloacimonas sp. genome encodes:
- a CDS encoding metalloregulator ArsR/SmtB family transcription factor gives rise to the protein MKDDPKYQYMNTIMKAMAHPTRLFILDLLAEKEYCVCELQKQIGTDISTVSKHLAVLKNAGLISSHKVNNQVWYNLLCPCVLDFYNCLSEIKK
- the mtgA gene encoding monofunctional biosynthetic peptidoglycan transglycosylase, with translation MKRRRPLLLRILRFIIILHLWFWGIIAFFSLIYNFVNPPLTPLMVQRYLVRGYPIHKRYYVPLEKIPKRTQKMLIAIEDGNYYQHFGFEWKMVKEAYEHNKKAGKIRFGASTISNQLARTIFLTTRRSYLRKYLEIQATVIMEICMSKKRMLELYFNYVEWGQGIYGIETASRFYYGKSCSSLSRAQSIKLISILTNPIRYSPETFYRSPSARQRYNLLQRYF
- a CDS encoding DUF2851 family protein, translating into MDEKFLYHIWDEGHLAGNLKTVSGKELKINYQGQFNTFRGPDFVNAIISLNGEDLQGAIEIHQNTQDWIKHAHQEDVHYNQVILHTVLNHNGSQPYTIKENGELIEILELKNQLSEDIQKLLSDLEDKDLISGNDYCDLLSAIDNDRLFGILAISGKQRFMSKVHRFNVSLSLSDFDQILYEGMMEAAGYDKNKFNLFQLAQSIPFAKLREWFKEGMTSKEMLSLLIGSSGLLPKSRNRLSAELYAELLSTYESQRYYARKLDIDWQLFRIRPGNHPVFRLILLSEFLYNCLPDGLLNYFLNNLELAEPKPSKRYQTFSQLFKPQQEGLLHNRQGLGITVINNIYINIYLPILYLYYQKLAKAEMTESILQSYVTFKALPENYITRFMCNHINSSQVKAVNSKTLYQQGLIDIYYRFCRYHLCSECLKNI
- the rpsT gene encoding 30S ribosomal protein S20 is translated as MPQHKSPMKRMKTDKKRAARNNYVKSTIRTLSKKIRSNATEDEKEKILSELYSQLDKAAKKGVIHHRTASRRKARLADYVNKAKTEKNS